The Candidatus Manganitrophus noduliformans genome includes a window with the following:
- a CDS encoding PAS domain-containing sensor histidine kinase, with translation MEEESRIRKQAEEEVRERSPSLLSRHLEELQRLIHQMEIREVGHALQIDEIRRTFQAQLEASRNRHADLYDSAPVGYFTLDQGGFIIEVNRTGADLLGMEKGYLLKTPFSLYVADEDQPLFQDYRTRLFKTERHERCEVRLIKEDRSFFYAQMDSLVAVESDGTRSCRSIVSEIGERKQTEETLREIGRRYRTIFERAPVGIARVNREGRLIESNQALQQMLGYGEEELRRMVFTQLTYPEDVSKEWLLFQELIQGGKDHYELEKRYYRRDGSVIWGNQTVSLVRDTGGEPQFAIAMAQDITHQKQAAAEITAIDEALRERTARIEEVSQARNRFFSYISHELKTPVNSIVGFIQLLRNRTYGSLTPEQLKTLTRIHGCAEDLVRLINNILDLARVESGKMDPKMMETNLPELLERVSITFEPFLREKGLTLERRVAPSCPLRFLTDPSLIRSMLTNLLSNAVKFTHQGVIRVELDQTTEDKGVQITVSDTGIGIEPQRLERIFEEYHQLETGVEVQAEYAKGSGLGLAIVKKIVDSLDGRISVESAPGRGTTFIIRIPAPPAQPAAR, from the coding sequence ATGGAAGAGGAGAGTCGCATTCGAAAACAGGCCGAGGAGGAGGTGAGGGAAAGGAGTCCCTCTCTTCTGTCGCGCCATCTTGAGGAACTGCAGCGCCTGATTCACCAGATGGAGATCCGTGAAGTCGGGCACGCGCTTCAAATCGATGAGATCCGCCGCACCTTTCAGGCCCAACTAGAAGCGTCACGCAATCGGCATGCCGACCTCTACGACTCCGCGCCTGTCGGCTACTTCACTCTCGATCAAGGCGGTTTCATTATCGAGGTGAACCGCACCGGCGCGGATCTCCTGGGGATGGAGAAAGGATACCTTCTTAAAACCCCCTTTTCTCTCTACGTGGCTGACGAAGATCAGCCCCTCTTTCAAGATTACAGAACAAGGCTTTTCAAAACGGAGCGTCATGAGCGCTGTGAGGTCAGGCTCATCAAAGAAGATCGCTCTTTCTTCTATGCTCAAATGGATAGCCTTGTCGCGGTCGAATCCGATGGCACAAGGAGTTGCCGAAGCATCGTCAGCGAGATCGGCGAGCGCAAGCAGACGGAGGAGACGCTTCGGGAGATTGGAAGAAGATACCGGACCATTTTCGAGCGAGCGCCCGTCGGCATTGCGCGCGTCAATCGGGAGGGACGTCTGATCGAGAGCAATCAAGCACTCCAACAGATGCTTGGATACGGCGAGGAGGAGCTGCGCCGTATGGTTTTTACCCAACTGACATACCCTGAGGATGTGTCGAAGGAGTGGCTGCTTTTTCAGGAGCTCATTCAGGGGGGAAAGGATCACTACGAATTGGAGAAGAGATACTACCGAAGAGACGGCAGCGTCATCTGGGGCAACCAAACCGTCTCCCTCGTCCGAGATACGGGCGGAGAGCCGCAATTCGCGATCGCAATGGCACAGGACATTACCCATCAGAAACAGGCGGCGGCGGAAATAACCGCCATTGACGAGGCGTTAAGGGAGAGAACCGCGCGCATCGAGGAGGTCAGCCAAGCGCGAAACCGATTTTTCTCCTACATCTCCCATGAATTGAAAACACCGGTGAACAGCATCGTCGGATTTATACAACTGCTTCGCAATCGGACATACGGCTCATTGACCCCTGAACAATTAAAAACCTTAACCCGCATCCACGGATGCGCGGAAGATTTGGTTCGACTCATCAACAACATCCTGGATCTGGCAAGGGTCGAGTCCGGGAAAATGGACCCGAAGATGATGGAGACGAACCTTCCCGAGCTATTAGAAAGGGTCTCTATCACATTCGAGCCCTTTCTTCGAGAAAAGGGGCTGACCCTTGAGAGAAGGGTCGCCCCTTCATGCCCTCTTCGTTTTCTCACGGATCCCTCTCTCATCCGAAGCATGCTGACCAATCTGTTAAGCAATGCGGTGAAGTTCACCCATCAAGGGGTGATTCGGGTTGAACTCGATCAAACCACAGAAGACAAAGGGGTTCAGATCACGGTTTCCGACACGGGCATCGGAATAGAGCCCCAGCGTTTGGAGCGGATCTTCGAAGAATACCACCAGCTCGAGACGGGGGTAGAGGTTCAAGCCGAGTACGCCAAAGGAAGCGGCCTTGGACTTGCGATTGTCAAGAAGATCGTTGATTCTCTCGACGGGAGAATATCCGTTGAGAGCGCTCCCGGCCGAGGGACCACATTCATCATCCGGATTCCGGCGCCGCCCGCGCAACCGGCGGCCCGCTGA
- a CDS encoding PstS family phosphate ABC transporter substrate-binding protein, with translation MKKKWILTALLGVGLASVQTSWAETTLIKVDGSSTVFPITEAVAEEFQKKNRNVRVTVGISGSGGGFKKFCIGETDISDASRPIKASEVELCRKNKIEYIELPVAYDGLAVMVNPKNTWVDHFTVKELKKMWEPAAQGKIKKWNQIRPTWPDKEIHLFGPGADSGTYDYFTEAIVGKEGASRGDFTASEDDNVLVQGIASDTLGVGFFGVAYYEHNKERLKLIPVDDENDANGKGPILPKYDNILEGTYQPLARPIFIYVSRKSAEKPEVQAFIDFYMKNGATLSKEVGYIALPDKAYTLGLKRYQHRMAGSVFGAGSQVGVSIEELLQKEGK, from the coding sequence ATGAAAAAGAAATGGATTCTCACAGCACTTTTGGGGGTCGGGCTGGCTTCCGTCCAGACATCCTGGGCGGAAACGACCCTGATCAAGGTCGACGGCTCAAGCACCGTCTTCCCGATCACCGAGGCGGTCGCCGAGGAATTTCAGAAGAAAAATCGCAATGTGCGGGTCACCGTCGGCATTTCGGGAAGCGGCGGGGGCTTCAAGAAATTCTGCATCGGCGAGACCGATATCTCCGACGCCTCCCGGCCGATCAAGGCCTCCGAGGTGGAGTTGTGCCGTAAGAACAAAATCGAATATATCGAGCTTCCGGTCGCGTACGACGGCCTCGCCGTGATGGTCAACCCGAAGAACACCTGGGTCGATCACTTCACGGTCAAAGAGCTGAAGAAGATGTGGGAGCCGGCCGCTCAGGGCAAAATCAAAAAGTGGAACCAGATCCGGCCGACCTGGCCCGATAAGGAGATCCATCTCTTCGGCCCCGGCGCCGATTCCGGAACGTATGATTATTTCACCGAGGCGATCGTCGGAAAGGAAGGCGCCAGCCGGGGCGATTTTACGGCGAGCGAGGACGACAACGTTCTCGTCCAGGGGATCGCCTCCGACACGCTGGGGGTCGGCTTCTTCGGCGTCGCCTATTATGAGCATAACAAAGAGCGGCTCAAGCTGATCCCGGTCGACGACGAAAACGACGCCAACGGCAAAGGGCCGATCCTCCCCAAGTACGACAACATCCTGGAGGGGACCTACCAGCCGCTGGCGCGGCCGATTTTCATCTACGTCAGCCGGAAATCGGCGGAGAAACCGGAGGTCCAAGCGTTCATCGATTTCTACATGAAGAACGGGGCAACGCTCTCTAAGGAGGTCGGATACATCGCCCTTCCGGACAAGGCCTACACTTTGGGACTCAAGCGATACCAGCATCGGATGGCCGGATCGGTTTTCGGCGCCGGATCTCAGGTCGGCGTCAGCATTGAAGAGCTGCTTCAAAAGGAAGGGAAATAA
- a CDS encoding putative porin yields MSRFMAILLVAIGLVGLSSMESFADERKTLEELLVDKGTISKEEAAAIQATPFSKWVDEISFGGDLRLRHESFEREDPNRDRHRQRFRLRMGSKIKINKFLVGIQLASGTGEQVSSNQSFDSLFSQKEIWIQQAYLQWKAASWLKLTGGKMSNPFFRAYTSDVVWDDDVTPEGFAQNLTFEVTEMIVLFINAGQFILDEDSSDNNDQWLFGEQVGAQIGLSKETKVTLAGAYYNFKNATRGTFGQPAVQSGNTRVDLAGGDVTLVNNYRVLDITFEFATKVGSLPVALQGDYVKNLADTTTDKDMGYQAGLKLGKASNPRSWEVAYFYKLVETDATVADLADSDFGAGGGTNRKGHIVWVAYNPIKPLQFKVKYFVTEVEDETLPPGEDDVNRLQVDMAMKF; encoded by the coding sequence ATGTCCCGATTCATGGCAATCTTGCTGGTGGCGATCGGACTCGTGGGGCTGTCGAGTATGGAGAGCTTCGCGGACGAGCGTAAAACGTTGGAAGAGCTATTGGTTGATAAAGGAACCATTTCAAAAGAAGAGGCCGCCGCAATCCAGGCGACCCCGTTTTCGAAGTGGGTCGATGAGATCTCCTTTGGAGGCGATCTTCGCCTGCGGCACGAATCGTTCGAGAGAGAGGATCCGAATCGCGACCGCCATCGCCAGCGATTTCGATTGCGGATGGGAAGCAAGATCAAGATCAACAAATTTCTCGTCGGCATCCAGCTCGCCTCCGGAACGGGAGAGCAAGTTTCAAGCAATCAGAGCTTCGACAGTTTGTTCAGCCAGAAAGAAATCTGGATCCAGCAGGCCTATTTGCAATGGAAAGCGGCGTCATGGCTGAAGCTGACCGGCGGGAAGATGTCGAATCCATTCTTTCGGGCCTATACCTCGGATGTTGTTTGGGATGACGACGTGACCCCGGAAGGTTTCGCCCAGAATCTCACCTTCGAGGTGACGGAGATGATCGTTCTTTTCATCAACGCCGGGCAGTTCATCTTGGATGAAGATTCCAGCGACAACAACGACCAGTGGCTCTTCGGCGAGCAGGTCGGCGCTCAGATCGGACTCAGCAAGGAGACGAAGGTCACCTTGGCCGGCGCCTATTATAATTTCAAGAACGCCACGCGGGGGACCTTCGGCCAGCCGGCCGTCCAAAGCGGAAATACACGGGTGGACCTGGCCGGGGGGGATGTGACCCTGGTCAACAACTACCGCGTCCTGGATATTACCTTCGAGTTCGCCACCAAGGTGGGGAGCCTTCCCGTCGCCCTGCAGGGAGATTACGTGAAGAATCTCGCCGATACGACGACTGACAAAGACATGGGTTATCAAGCCGGTTTGAAGCTCGGCAAAGCCTCCAATCCCCGGAGCTGGGAGGTGGCCTACTTCTACAAGCTCGTGGAGACAGACGCCACCGTCGCCGATCTTGCCGATTCGGATTTCGGCGCCGGCGGAGGAACCAACCGGAAGGGGCACATCGTCTGGGTTGCCTACAACCCGATCAAGCCGCTCCAGTTCAAGGTCAAGTACTTTGTGACCGAGGTTGAAGACGAAACGCTTCCGCCGGGAGAAGACGACGTCAACCGGCTCCAGGTCGATATGGCAATGAAATTTTAA